The genomic region ATCATTTGGAAGGAGAAAGTAAGCCTCTGATGATAGTATACTTTTATCCTGCAGATTTAATCTATAAGTTTTTGAACCCTCTTTTACGGGTCGTATTACAAGAACTCGGTTCCTGTTTCCGAAATCTCCTACTCCTCCTGCACGCCCAATTGCTTCAAGAACTGTCAGATAGTTATTATAGTTTATATATGTGCCAGGACCTTTGACTTCTCCAATTACTGTAAACTTAAAACTAAGCAACTTGCATTCCACCGTTGTGCTATTATAAACTTTGTCAACACTTTCTTGAATTATACTCCTCGCTTC from Bacteroidales bacterium harbors:
- a CDS encoding SLBB domain-containing protein, whose product is MIPVIGRIKVGGFTIQEARSIIQESVDKVYNSTTVECKLLSFKFTVIGEVKGPGTYINYNNYLTVLEAIGRAGGVGDFGNRNRVLVIRPVKEGSKTYRLNLQDKSILSSEAYFLLPND